In Fibrobacter sp. UWR2, the following are encoded in one genomic region:
- a CDS encoding isoprenylcysteine carboxylmethyltransferase family protein has product MRKASAILYRFRGYILALFAIALIACPAAPFPQGKTISEFVPYIAALFLYAGGIALRVRARQYIGQHTRGSTHTADELVTDGPYAQCRHPLYTSNLFIALGAASFHLGTNQLFVLFAPALMLFEFVLARAEDRFLEEKFGDTWRTWALRTPMVPSRVAIFTSKSGSVPRRTFLQAFKADASTWFWFVFFNLIIVLLKLHGLR; this is encoded by the coding sequence ATGCGAAAGGCTAGCGCAATCCTCTACCGCTTCCGGGGCTATATCCTCGCGCTGTTCGCCATAGCGCTCATCGCCTGCCCCGCAGCACCGTTCCCGCAGGGCAAAACCATATCCGAATTCGTCCCGTACATCGCGGCACTCTTCCTGTACGCCGGCGGAATTGCCCTCCGGGTAAGGGCGCGCCAGTACATCGGGCAGCACACCCGCGGCAGCACACATACAGCCGACGAACTCGTTACCGACGGGCCATACGCGCAGTGCCGCCATCCGCTCTACACGTCGAACCTGTTCATCGCCCTAGGGGCAGCATCCTTCCACCTCGGCACAAACCAACTGTTTGTCCTTTTCGCCCCCGCGCTCATGCTCTTTGAATTCGTGCTCGCCCGCGCCGAAGACCGATTCCTCGAAGAAAAGTTCGGCGACACCTGGCGCACCTGGGCGTTAAGGACGCCGATGGTCCCCAGCAGAGTGGCGATATTCACCTCCAAAAGCGGTTCTGTACCCAGGCGTACCTTTTTACAGGCTTTCAAGGCCGATGCATCGACGTGGTTCTGGTTCGTATTTTTTAATTTGATTATCGTTCTACTTAAACTACACGGCCTGAGATAA
- a CDS encoding PIN domain-containing protein produces MNLLIDSNVILDMVQHREPFFRESKEIIAECIRQSHFGFVTAHSLCDIYYILRKDMSAEQRLKLVNMFCQFFTIIPETASDFAAVTENPDTEDLEDGLQQQCAARLNLDYIVTRNIDDFGTSTVPAIEPGQFLSKFF; encoded by the coding sequence ATGAATCTGCTGATAGATTCAAATGTCATTCTTGACATGGTTCAACATCGTGAACCGTTTTTTCGCGAGTCAAAAGAAATCATCGCAGAATGTATCAGGCAGAGCCATTTCGGTTTTGTGACGGCGCATTCCCTTTGCGACATCTACTACATCCTCCGCAAGGATATGTCTGCCGAGCAAAGGTTGAAACTGGTAAATATGTTCTGCCAGTTCTTTACAATTATTCCTGAAACGGCTTCGGATTTCGCGGCTGTCACAGAAAATCCGGATACCGAAGATTTGGAAGATGGTTTGCAACAACAGTGCGCCGCCCGTTTAAATCTCGATTACATCGTTACGCGAAATATTGACGATTTCGGGACATCCACCGTTCCTGCCATTGAACCCGGGCAATTCCTGTCTAAATTTTTCTAG
- a CDS encoding biotin attachment protein, giving the protein MKKIKFQDTSFRDGFQSIFGARVFAKDFMPAVEAACKAGITHFEAGGGARFQALYQNCGEDAFDMMDEFRRVVGPNVRLQTLARGINVVALAPQPRDMIKLHADMFKKHGMTRIRNFDALNDVNNLIYSGKCITDAGLEHEVVVTMMELPPGCDLNAAHNPEFYERILRNILDAGVPFASVCFKDASGTTNPTKVYETFKRARKLLGDKVELRIHSHDTCGTGVAQYKAAIEGGADGVDLGRKPLSGGTAQPDLFSMFHALKGTEYKLALGEDSIVDDHIPELMEANNVAVECLKDYNFPPEARQITTDVIFSPMPGGALTANTLMMRETKTFHLFPKVIENMSECVRRGGFASSVTPVSQFYFQQAYMNTLNQAAGRGTWFKMTEGYGKMLLGYQGKTPCEPDPELVKIAADQFNMKPFKEAYPGIQCAEEILPPGIPAAKKLLEENGLPVTDETIFITGCLQTKAGNKGIEFLKGNRHIGVPKKDPNAAPAVDTKNMKAGATSTYRIALGNQSWDVQVSTLK; this is encoded by the coding sequence ATGAAAAAGATCAAGTTCCAGGACACCTCGTTCCGCGATGGTTTCCAGTCTATTTTCGGTGCCCGTGTCTTCGCGAAGGACTTTATGCCCGCCGTCGAAGCTGCCTGCAAGGCCGGCATCACCCACTTTGAAGCTGGTGGTGGCGCCCGTTTCCAGGCCCTTTACCAGAACTGCGGCGAAGACGCCTTCGACATGATGGACGAATTCCGTCGCGTCGTGGGCCCGAACGTCCGCCTGCAGACCCTCGCCCGCGGTATCAACGTGGTGGCCCTCGCCCCGCAGCCGCGCGACATGATCAAGCTCCATGCCGACATGTTCAAGAAGCACGGCATGACCCGCATCCGTAACTTTGACGCCCTCAACGACGTGAACAACCTGATCTACTCCGGCAAGTGCATCACCGACGCCGGTCTGGAACACGAAGTCGTCGTGACCATGATGGAACTGCCTCCGGGATGCGACCTCAACGCCGCCCACAACCCGGAATTCTACGAACGCATCCTCCGCAACATCCTGGACGCGGGTGTTCCGTTCGCTTCCGTCTGCTTCAAGGACGCTTCCGGTACGACGAACCCGACCAAGGTGTACGAGACCTTCAAGCGCGCCCGCAAGCTCCTCGGCGACAAGGTTGAACTCCGCATCCACAGCCATGACACCTGCGGTACCGGTGTGGCCCAGTACAAGGCCGCTATCGAAGGTGGCGCCGATGGCGTCGACCTCGGCCGCAAGCCGCTCTCCGGCGGTACGGCTCAGCCCGACCTGTTCTCCATGTTCCACGCCCTCAAGGGCACGGAATACAAGCTCGCCCTCGGTGAAGACAGCATCGTCGACGATCACATTCCGGAACTCATGGAAGCGAACAACGTCGCCGTCGAATGCCTCAAGGACTACAACTTCCCGCCCGAGGCCCGCCAGATTACGACCGACGTGATCTTCAGCCCCATGCCGGGTGGCGCTCTTACCGCCAACACCCTCATGATGCGTGAAACCAAGACCTTCCACCTGTTCCCGAAGGTTATCGAGAACATGAGCGAATGCGTCCGCCGCGGTGGCTTTGCTTCTTCCGTGACGCCGGTTTCCCAGTTCTACTTCCAGCAGGCCTACATGAACACCCTGAACCAGGCCGCAGGCCGCGGTACGTGGTTCAAGATGACGGAAGGCTACGGCAAGATGCTCCTCGGCTACCAGGGCAAGACCCCGTGCGAACCGGATCCGGAGCTCGTGAAGATTGCCGCCGACCAGTTCAACATGAAGCCGTTCAAGGAAGCCTATCCGGGCATCCAGTGCGCCGAAGAAATCCTTCCGCCGGGCATCCCGGCTGCCAAGAAGCTCCTCGAAGAAAATGGCCTGCCGGTTACCGACGAGACCATCTTCATCACGGGCTGCCTCCAGACGAAGGCTGGCAACAAGGGTATCGAGTTCCTCAAGGGCAACCGCCACATTGGCGTGCCGAAGAAGGACCCGAACGCCGCTCCGGCAGTGGACACCAAGAACATGAAGGCCGGTGCAACGAGCACCTACCGCATTGCCCTTGGCAACCAGAGCTGGGACGTGCAGGTCAGCACGCTCAAGTAA
- a CDS encoding enterotoxin domain protein encodes MMMLSKIRLTKLGKFIFAIGCLFPIGIAILVPLLLLGGMKIREIDEKWINEGVSDVFEKKSFSYDKVFVFANEVTIKDHAKQYSIMGSFGKQWQVSLNTNDGGKTWTLTGADTAVYFNEKIDEWNYYGDAVLGGNFGKIYVSKQDSFSNEKTIILEELNGPSSNLSGYCKRWGKMYAQNSNDWVVCGYDDAPSSIHEVRIIHRSEGVFKLHTSFPNKWHFFRLEYMKPSDFYVNGNLMIGIFRFHIGTGTLLHYLYYSVNGGETWENEKIPVFSHERLLVTKDSIVVLGLKEINDKNRVKATILTMPIPKN; translated from the coding sequence ATGATGATGCTCTCTAAAATTAGACTTACGAAACTAGGCAAATTCATCTTTGCTATCGGTTGCCTATTTCCTATTGGAATTGCGATTCTTGTTCCGTTGCTTCTTTTAGGTGGGATGAAGATTAGGGAAATAGATGAAAAATGGATTAATGAAGGTGTTTCGGATGTATTTGAAAAAAAGTCTTTTTCATATGATAAAGTATTTGTATTTGCAAATGAAGTGACAATAAAGGATCATGCAAAGCAATACTCCATTATGGGTTCCTTTGGAAAACAATGGCAGGTAAGTCTGAATACAAACGATGGCGGTAAAACTTGGACGTTGACAGGTGCTGACACAGCAGTGTATTTTAATGAAAAAATAGATGAATGGAATTATTATGGCGATGCCGTTTTAGGTGGAAATTTTGGAAAAATATACGTGAGTAAACAAGATTCTTTTTCAAACGAAAAAACGATTATACTAGAAGAATTGAATGGTCCCAGTTCAAATTTGTCCGGCTATTGTAAAAGATGGGGAAAAATGTATGCCCAAAATAGCAACGACTGGGTTGTTTGTGGATATGATGATGCGCCATCGTCAATCCATGAAGTTCGTATTATACATAGATCAGAAGGTGTATTTAAACTCCATACATCTTTTCCAAATAAATGGCACTTTTTTCGTTTAGAATATATGAAACCGTCTGATTTCTATGTTAATGGAAATTTAATGATTGGAATTTTTAGATTTCATATAGGAACAGGAACTTTACTTCACTATCTATATTATAGCGTTAATGGAGGAGAAACATGGGAAAATGAAAAAATACCAGTTTTTTCACACGAACGGTTGTTGGTGACAAAAGATTCAATTGTTGTTCTCGGACTAAAAGAAATAAACGATAAAAATAGGGTAAAAGCCACCATCCTCACGATGCCAATACCGAAAAACTAA
- a CDS encoding tetratricopeptide repeat protein yields the protein MAKVVQITAENFETEVIQASETRAVAVLFSSAEYPDCAPYSQLMGQLSTSMDFTLGVVSCDDRENMQLIQAFRVQSVPEVHVVDKGQIADVIAGVLPEADLKKRLEKFFISDEARFQMALEDAIAQKNFDQALPMLDEALAKTPDDKKLQLLWAKASLGMGDTEKAKAVLQKFNEGDDQYREAKSLLELLDFHAEAAKKDVQGKEAIVYHEACKLACAEEFESALQAFLNLFVEAPEWNDGAAKKAMLTLFGVLGPKHELTWKYRAKLNTMMFI from the coding sequence ATGGCTAAAGTAGTACAGATTACCGCTGAAAATTTTGAGACCGAGGTCATCCAGGCCTCCGAGACCCGCGCTGTCGCGGTGCTTTTCTCTTCCGCAGAATACCCTGACTGCGCCCCCTACTCGCAGTTGATGGGCCAGCTTTCCACCAGCATGGACTTCACCCTCGGGGTGGTGAGTTGCGACGACCGCGAAAACATGCAGCTCATCCAGGCGTTCCGCGTGCAGTCCGTACCGGAGGTGCACGTGGTGGACAAGGGCCAGATTGCAGACGTCATCGCGGGCGTATTGCCCGAAGCCGACCTGAAGAAGCGACTCGAGAAGTTCTTTATCTCGGACGAGGCCCGGTTCCAGATGGCACTCGAAGACGCGATTGCCCAGAAGAACTTTGACCAGGCGCTCCCGATGCTCGACGAGGCCCTCGCGAAGACTCCCGACGACAAGAAACTGCAGTTATTGTGGGCGAAGGCGAGCCTCGGCATGGGCGACACCGAGAAGGCGAAAGCCGTGCTCCAGAAGTTCAACGAGGGCGATGACCAGTACCGCGAGGCGAAATCCCTGCTGGAACTCCTCGACTTCCACGCCGAAGCCGCGAAGAAGGACGTACAGGGCAAGGAGGCCATCGTGTACCACGAGGCCTGCAAGCTCGCCTGTGCCGAAGAATTCGAAAGCGCACTCCAGGCGTTCCTTAACTTGTTCGTAGAAGCGCCCGAATGGAACGACGGCGCCGCAAAGAAGGCGATGCTTACCTTGTTCGGTGTGCTCGGGCCCAAGCACGAACTCACGTGGAAATACCGCGCCAAGCTGAATACAATGATGTTCATTTAA
- a CDS encoding 3-deoxy-D-manno-octulosonic acid transferase, protein MFNAIDFARFAIGTAAKAVAKVPAVNTRFHIGDRLNGPWPEGPFLWMHGASLGECKMLLNLAKFLQEDIENCPKILITSQKAEVVEFIKNTETNIETCIAPADTQHTMAAFAKTVKPMALILGENELWPGYLSTMRRLCLKPSVAIVSGRYRASVPGIDFSPIGFASMQTGDDLSRFMNVAAKFNIASSAIGGDWKLLPWARKGEPVKPAENPTVDVAFVSMHMSEWTSLERMVESSIKRQESVVLVPRRLEEAETFRRALIEEEYTVVDWPLVQKGAISIVNKFGLTGDIFAISKSAVIGGSFARGLGVHNFWEPLQAGVATCIGPFSAGQKENAAALVREGVIIQLRTTADYPRRMLPDSKLVSTFLAHERTKIQDSYQQFIAFLKSLPGFQDGTTK, encoded by the coding sequence ATGTTTAACGCGATTGATTTTGCACGATTCGCCATTGGCACTGCCGCCAAGGCAGTCGCTAAGGTCCCTGCCGTAAATACACGGTTCCATATCGGCGACCGCCTGAATGGCCCCTGGCCCGAAGGCCCCTTCCTGTGGATGCACGGGGCAAGCCTCGGCGAATGCAAGATGCTCCTGAACCTCGCGAAGTTTTTGCAGGAGGATATCGAGAACTGCCCGAAAATCTTGATTACCTCGCAGAAGGCGGAAGTCGTCGAGTTCATCAAGAACACCGAGACCAACATCGAAACCTGCATCGCACCGGCCGACACGCAACACACCATGGCCGCGTTCGCCAAGACTGTCAAGCCCATGGCGCTCATCCTCGGAGAGAACGAACTCTGGCCGGGCTACCTCTCCACCATGCGCCGTCTCTGCCTCAAGCCGTCTGTCGCCATCGTATCGGGCCGCTACCGCGCCTCGGTGCCGGGCATCGATTTTTCTCCCATCGGTTTCGCAAGCATGCAGACGGGCGACGATCTCTCGCGCTTCATGAACGTAGCCGCCAAGTTTAACATTGCAAGCTCTGCCATCGGCGGGGACTGGAAACTCCTCCCATGGGCACGCAAGGGCGAGCCCGTCAAGCCTGCGGAAAACCCGACAGTCGACGTCGCATTCGTCTCCATGCACATGTCCGAATGGACTAGCCTCGAACGCATGGTAGAATCCTCCATCAAGCGGCAGGAATCGGTAGTACTCGTCCCGCGCAGGCTCGAAGAAGCAGAAACTTTCCGCAGGGCCCTCATCGAAGAAGAATATACGGTCGTCGACTGGCCTCTCGTGCAGAAGGGAGCCATTTCCATCGTGAACAAATTCGGGCTTACAGGCGATATCTTCGCCATCTCGAAATCCGCCGTGATTGGAGGCTCGTTCGCACGCGGCCTCGGAGTCCACAACTTCTGGGAACCTCTACAGGCCGGAGTCGCCACCTGTATCGGCCCGTTCTCCGCGGGGCAAAAGGAAAATGCCGCCGCGCTCGTACGCGAAGGCGTCATCATCCAGCTGCGTACCACGGCCGACTACCCGAGGCGCATGCTTCCCGATTCGAAACTCGTGAGCACGTTCCTCGCCCACGAGCGCACCAAGATCCAGGACTCCTACCAACAGTTCATCGCATTCCTCAAAAGCCTGCCCGGATTCCAGGACGGAACTACGAAATGA
- a CDS encoding ABC transporter ATP-binding protein: MPLALMASIADAGMLWGIRSFMGLLSGQSPFSLWEWAALMGLLAALRLVFMFAKVRNSETFLFNTGKRVTEWFLGTLRGLSPRLFHDGSGDSKVEAAYEATLSLQNNGGAYFQLVQALLQLAIFLPVLLYISWPLTLFLFAAVVPFVAWMQRRLHALGPQEESLLYARSNFRLSLNTARRLYRNWSGRTEIGKLSQEVSEEAGTLNRKGLDASIRKNALAIAMETLSVVAMVAVLAFCAMLIARGWMDGTGLVLFCSALLLCYKPVKECARAVPQFRAAASACKVLVEFEGLPMRAAGRSMPEINGADEQDARGSNQDLNGAAQDAGASRTQNAAGLEIAHGNFTYEGSDTPVYRDFGITLSREKPVLLRGRNGIGKSTLLRLLAGLEEWDAATRDTPAQSLPEGSDQSENVFFIPQDLELPPRRLLLEQVNSVKSAGSSTPANSSKPERSSTSENSPNSASTPKAQLLAEFARTAGTDRLLEKQGLSGGERSRIALLWALASDSPTVLLDEPMAAIALDDRERILLAFLDTAGALGKWVIMASHDPFSEAAQARFNVVELEHAKG, encoded by the coding sequence TTGCCGCTCGCTCTCATGGCCAGCATCGCCGATGCGGGCATGCTGTGGGGCATCCGCTCGTTCATGGGGCTGCTTTCGGGGCAGTCGCCGTTCAGCCTCTGGGAATGGGCCGCCCTGATGGGGCTCCTGGCCGCGCTCCGGCTCGTGTTCATGTTCGCGAAGGTCCGCAATTCCGAGACATTCCTGTTCAATACCGGCAAACGCGTGACGGAATGGTTCCTCGGGACCCTGCGGGGACTTTCACCCAGGCTTTTCCATGACGGTTCGGGCGATTCGAAGGTCGAGGCCGCCTACGAGGCGACGCTCTCGCTGCAGAATAACGGCGGGGCGTATTTCCAGCTGGTGCAGGCGCTTCTGCAGCTTGCCATCTTCTTGCCGGTGCTCCTGTACATCTCGTGGCCGCTCACGCTGTTCCTGTTTGCGGCGGTGGTGCCGTTTGTCGCCTGGATGCAGCGCAGGCTCCATGCGCTCGGGCCCCAGGAAGAATCACTCCTGTACGCGCGGTCGAACTTTAGGCTTTCGCTGAATACCGCCCGCAGGCTCTACCGCAACTGGAGCGGTAGAACCGAGATTGGGAAGCTTTCGCAGGAGGTGTCGGAGGAGGCTGGCACGCTCAACCGCAAGGGGCTAGACGCGAGCATCCGCAAGAACGCGCTCGCCATCGCGATGGAGACGCTCTCGGTGGTGGCGATGGTCGCGGTTCTCGCATTCTGTGCGATGCTTATCGCCCGCGGGTGGATGGACGGGACGGGGCTTGTGCTGTTCTGCTCGGCGCTGCTGCTCTGCTACAAGCCGGTGAAGGAATGCGCCCGCGCGGTGCCGCAGTTCCGGGCCGCGGCGAGCGCCTGCAAGGTGCTTGTGGAATTCGAGGGGTTGCCGATGCGAGCCGCGGGCCGTTCCATGCCTGAAATAAATGGCGCAGATGAACAAGATGCGCGCGGTTCTAATCAGGATTTAAACGGCGCCGCCCAAGATGCCGGCGCATCTCGTACACAAAATGCCGCCGGGCTTGAAATCGCCCATGGGAACTTTACCTACGAGGGGAGCGACACGCCGGTCTATCGCGATTTCGGGATTACTTTGTCCAGAGAGAAGCCCGTTCTGCTGCGCGGCAGGAACGGCATCGGGAAATCAACCCTCTTGCGGCTACTCGCAGGCCTCGAGGAGTGGGACGCCGCGACCCGCGATACGCCCGCGCAGTCACTGCCCGAAGGAAGCGACCAGTCCGAAAACGTGTTCTTTATCCCGCAGGACCTTGAACTTCCGCCACGCCGCCTGCTTCTAGAACAAGTTAACAGCGTGAAATCCGCGGGCAGTTCAACACCCGCGAACTCATCCAAACCCGAGCGCAGTTCGACATCCGAAAACAGCCCAAACTCCGCGAGCACCCCGAAAGCACAACTTCTCGCGGAATTCGCCCGCACCGCCGGTACCGACCGCCTGCTCGAAAAGCAGGGCCTTTCGGGCGGGGAACGCTCCCGCATCGCCCTCCTGTGGGCACTCGCCAGCGACTCCCCCACGGTCCTCCTCGACGAACCGATGGCGGCCATCGCGCTCGATGATCGCGAAAGGATCCTCCTCGCATTCCTCGATACTGCAGGTGCCCTCGGCAAGTGGGTCATCATGGCAAGCCACGACCCCTTCAGCGAGGCCGCCCAGGCCCGTTTCAACGTAGTGGAACTGGAACATGCGAAAGGCTAG
- a CDS encoding AI-2E family transporter: protein MSRYWNLDRVMRFVLGSVAVGLSVFLVYYLRGVLFPFFAAFLLAYIVDPIVNWLQKKVKHRVIAVIIVLIAVLLILFGFGKFFIPQIVREVQTLGVLITRLFTDSEWSSRLNEILPANLLDSIRSMISWDKLASAMQRLDFWTEVQNIASKVLPGAWGVLSYTGTIVIWFSSAAIIFMYLVFIMLDMHKLRAGALSMFPKRMRKDASLFAKETDKFMGNYFRAQALVALIVGILYAVAFGVMGLPMGVAFGLFSGALNMIPYMQLTTIPLALLLAVVYALNTGLPFWEVALIIGSIYLVVQVIEDFFLVPHIVGKSMDLPPVGILLSLSVWGKLLGFLGLLVAIPFTCLCLVYVKKFHERTDTREEEKVEPPPEA from the coding sequence ATGTCTAGATACTGGAATCTTGACCGCGTCATGCGGTTTGTTTTAGGGAGTGTCGCTGTTGGCCTCTCTGTTTTCCTGGTGTATTATCTGCGTGGCGTGCTGTTCCCGTTCTTTGCGGCGTTCCTGCTTGCCTACATTGTAGACCCTATCGTAAACTGGCTGCAGAAGAAGGTGAAGCATCGTGTTATTGCCGTTATCATCGTACTTATTGCAGTTCTCCTTATCTTGTTCGGGTTTGGCAAGTTCTTCATCCCGCAAATCGTTCGCGAAGTCCAGACTCTAGGCGTATTGATTACACGCCTGTTCACGGACTCGGAATGGTCGTCACGCCTAAACGAAATATTGCCCGCGAACTTACTCGATTCCATCCGTTCGATGATTTCATGGGACAAACTTGCATCGGCAATGCAACGCTTGGATTTTTGGACCGAAGTGCAGAACATCGCGTCGAAGGTGTTGCCTGGTGCGTGGGGCGTACTTTCCTATACCGGCACGATTGTCATTTGGTTCTCTAGTGCTGCGATTATCTTCATGTACCTCGTGTTCATCATGCTCGACATGCACAAGTTGCGTGCTGGTGCGCTCAGCATGTTCCCGAAGCGCATGCGCAAGGATGCTAGTTTGTTCGCAAAAGAGACAGACAAGTTTATGGGCAACTACTTCCGTGCTCAGGCGCTGGTTGCCCTGATTGTCGGAATCCTTTATGCGGTGGCCTTCGGCGTGATGGGACTGCCTATGGGGGTCGCCTTTGGTCTTTTCTCTGGTGCGCTCAACATGATTCCGTACATGCAGCTCACTACGATCCCGCTCGCACTGCTACTGGCGGTCGTCTACGCCCTCAACACAGGGCTTCCGTTCTGGGAAGTCGCACTCATCATCGGCAGCATCTATCTGGTGGTGCAGGTCATCGAAGACTTTTTCCTGGTTCCGCATATCGTCGGGAAGTCTATGGACTTGCCTCCCGTAGGCATTCTCCTCTCGCTTTCCGTGTGGGGTAAGTTGTTGGGCTTCTTAGGTTTACTTGTTGCAATTCCCTTTACCTGCTTGTGTCTTGTGTATGTGAAGAAGTTCCACGAGAGGACTGACACGCGCGAAGAAGAAAAAGTCGAACCACCACCCGAGGCTTGA